The nucleotide sequence GTTGGCGCCGCGCTTCTGCAACTCCTGCTCCAGGAGGCGAATCGCTACAAGGGAGATCGATGCCAGAGCCTCCTCGCGTGGTATGCGCTGCAGCCCCTTGTCTGCGTCACTACGATGGTATCCCTCAAGATGCTCCATGGCGGCCTTGCGTACCTCATGAAAGCAGTCCTTGAGGGACATGATGTGTGATGCCTGCGGCACACAGAGCAAACAAGCGAAGGCCAAGAGCAAGCAAGACTACCGGTACTCTTTGCTTGCTCCTTTATCTGGTGAACCTTCAGACAAAAAAAACGCACGCCCACACTGTCGAGTGAGCTCTGCGAGACTGCCACCAGGTGCACTTTCTTTAGCGTCGAGGacgggaaggagagagaagcacgagTGGAGGCAAACGCAAAGTACATCGACAAGAACGAGACAGAGGCAATGAacagaaaggaagagagagggaaagaggcaagAAAACGACATGGACAGCAGGCGCAAGTGAGTGGagatgagagggagaggaagggggcagggggggggggggtgatggAGTGGGCGCCCCGCACAGCATACGTCAAGACACACACCAATACGAGATGCCACACCAAAGGCGACGATCGACGCGCCATGTGATACGGAGGCGAATGCAAAtccttctcccgctctcttCACCGCGTCCTTGTGTTTGCTTTCGCTTTTCACTCTAACGGACCTCGCACAATTTCCACCTTGCGCCACAGAGCCGTGGAAAAGTGCCTTCTCAGTCAGCTCCATCTTCGGTCCATCatcagggagagaggtgtacaggaaagagagggaaaatggGGTAGGCGAGTGTGTTAGAGTTTGACTGCTTGAGGGAAAGGAGCCAAGAATCGTAACGCGCTCGAAGAAATGCGGAAGACAACGGTGTGAGTAGTGAGAGAAAAGATCGTGTTGGTGTACCCCGTTCCCACAGAAACGCTTGCCCGTCACCCAGCGTGTCGGgaaatggagagagagaaagaaagagaggaatgaGGGCATCACAATGGCATTCCGGTTTGTTATTCCTGGTCAGATGGGGGCGAATGGCAACGTATTCTCAAGAGATGGGCAGCTCACGCTCTTCCTTGCGGGAGAAGATAGGACGCAGTCCATCTGtgcgcagtgccgccgcgtTGGAAGTTCCAGAGGCCGACGATGGCGGTATCGGCGTCCCTGTGCTGAGGCTGCTGGCAGCCGCTGTCGCACCCAACAGTAAGTGTTCCGCGCCCCGTGACTGCCGGACGACAcggtcgcgcagctccgagTCATCCAGCTGCTTGTACGTTTCGCGCCGCTGGCACATCGCGTGGTAGAGCGCGCGCTGATCTTCGTAACGCATGCGTGGCTCACAACTCGGGGCCGGCCCCTTCCGCGGCGCTACTTTAACAATAActttgctcttttcgttcCGCCCACAGTACTTGGCCAGCGTTGCCTCCATCGGCTTTCCGCAGAACCACAGTGCCGCTTCGTCCTCCTTGACTCGCTCATTCGCCTTCCACTCGGAATCGAGAAGGACACGACAGTGATACACGACCAAGCGCGTATCTTCGTCTAGGTCAGGGTCTTCATACTTCGCGTacagctgctccactgcgGCCTCAGATCCGTTCGCGtgggtgcagagagaggggtacAGGGCCGTGGCGAACGTGCGCAGCTCGAGCTCCGCGTTGTCGAACTCGTTTGCTGACACTGGAGCCTTTGTGTCCTTGAGTCGTCTGTTGAGTTCATCGATGAGAGCTTGATAGCGCCCTACGACTTCGTCCAACTCGTGGTTCTCCCTTGCCTCTGTGTTAGCTGTGTCATCgaagcgacgctgctgctgaggccaCAGCGTGACCAGCTCCTGGGCTGACATAAGCATCAGACGCACATGATGGCGCTTATTAAGGATGTGCGCAATGGCTGGTACAATGGTGTCTCTAGAAGAAGACATATACACAGAAGGTGGGGAGCTGAGGTCTGCGGTTCCCCGCGACGACTGCTCCGACGAGGAGAGCACGTCTGTCAGCGCACGCTCCACTGTGAACTCATCCGGGTAGCTAGTCCCCTTCACAACGATGAACACCATGGCCTCAAGGAGGAACGCGCTAACAGCAGCTAATAGCTATACAGGGCAGCTGAAGAGAGACTATGGAGGGGATAGGTGGCTGAAGAGGGGGCGCTCGTGTCCCTTCGTAGGTGCTCCACCGACGGTTAAACGCGCGTGTAGATCCGGTTTCTTTTGATGCCCTTTTAAGCGAAGACGCCACAAGCTGAGTGGCCAAGGCCGTAGGGGTGACAGAGGTGAGGGCAGATGAGAGCGGAGGCGTGACCGTGAGAGTGGAGGACACCGCTGCAACTGCAGCGACCAAGAGGACCAGAGACTCATCCTTCagctttccttccttctcctgtTAGCCTTCAAGTGCCTCTGTGTCCTTCTGACGCATGGCAGGAACTTTGCTGGCAAGCTGGTTGCACAGGTAAGGACTGTCGGTGCGCATGCTGCAGACACATCCGATGGCGACGCACACGTCGATCAAATCGCGGTACCATCGATGTATGAACCTCGAAGAGGCACCGCAGTCGCGTGCACATCCCTGCGCACACTCACGTGGCCTGACCTTGCGCTTCGCCGTATCAttgctttctcctttttcgaAGTGTCGTGGATGCCGGCACACGGGCATACTCACAAAAATACCACGAGCTAAAGCCCGTACCTCCGCTTGTCCTCGCTCTTGTTCAAAGACATGCCTCACAGCGACTGTGTGACGTCGCGGCAACGGAACGGCAGAGAGGTGTGGTGGCTAGAAATGCACCGTTGTGCACGCGTCGCTTAAAAGGCGCTGGCCCAGAACGGTGTCtcggagaagcagctggCGGTCGTGCGCAAACGTGGTGCTCTGACACACCATGTTAAGAGCCACCTTCTGCGCATGGAGCCATCGAAGGGCGGTCTGGCGACtctcctgcaccgccttgCCGATCAGAGAGTCAGTTTCGGTCCCTCGTGCGGTGACTGTCGTATCCGTGGActccacgcgcagcagcgccagcgtcgccAGTAGGTGGCTGAGACGTGGCACGCTCACAAAGTGCTCTGCCGAAGTGCAGCGTTCTGGAGAAACCTCCTGCACGTACTCCCTCAGCAAACGCAGAGCGTGCTGAAGAGCATCGGCGGTGTGAAACGGAGCTCGATCCATCACTGCCAAGCTCACTAGCTCCGCATAAATCTCCTTCGTGATAGCCATCGGCAGCACTCCCGGTAGttccagcagcgtcgcaaTGCGCTTCATGTGGTCAAAGCCTCGGTAAAGAACAACGAGACGGAGCGAGAGCAGTGCTTCTTCAGCGCACACAGCGGTGAAAGAGCCCAGACCCACTCGCGTTCGCGCGAcgcagcgcgccgctgccgtttcTAGTTTCTCCAGTGGCAGGGAATGTGGGCTCCACCCGATGCTTTCGCACAGCTCCCGCCAGCGCCCTACTGCTACCTCGGCAGATGACGTGGGTGATGATGTGAAGCATTGCGCAAAGATGGCCTGGGCTGTGTACGTGATCCAGCCGTGCGCGAGGCGTGGGCGCTCGTAGGCAATGGTGGAGTTGGTGTACTGTGCAAGTTTTGACAAGGCGGGCTGGAAGCCGTACAAGTGAACGAGCACCGTCGCCCAGTTATCCACTGCGTCAACCTCAGCTTCGGCAGTCTGCCATCGTCGCAGCGTCGCTACACAGAGGCGgtaaaaaagagagcgaaataGCGTGGAGCACTGCTGGGCGGTTGCGTCAGTGCGGCtcacgacggcgccgcgctgctgttgcatcTCACTTTCGAGCTGCACCTCCAGGAGGCGAATCGCCGTCGCCAACACCGTGATAGAGGTGGGCGGGGCGCCGGCAGAGATCGAGAGCGATGCAGGCAAGacaagcggcagcgctgcatcagcAGGAcccagcagctgaagcagaaGTGAGATCATAacccgcagcgcag is from Leishmania panamensis strain MHOM/PA/94/PSC-1 chromosome 35 sequence and encodes:
- a CDS encoding hypothetical protein (TriTrypDB/GeneDB-style sysID: LpmP.35.3570), whose protein sequence is MVFIVVKGTSYPDEFTVERALTDVLSSSEQSSRGTADLSSPPSVYMSSSRDTIVPAIAHILNKRHHVRLMLMSAQELVTLWPQQQRRFDDTANTEARENHELDEVVGRYQALIDELNRRLKDTKAPVSANEFDNAELELRTFATALYPSLCTHANGSEAAVEQLYAKYEDPDLDEDTRLVVYHCRVLLDSEWKANERVKEDEAALWFCGKPMEATLAKYCGRNEKSKVIVKVAPRKGPAPSCEPRMRYEDQRALYHAMCQRRETYKQLDDSELRDRVVRQSRGAEHLLLGATAAASSLSTGTPIPPSSASGTSNAAALRTDGLRPIFSRKEERELPIS